Proteins co-encoded in one Pirellulales bacterium genomic window:
- a CDS encoding gamma-glutamyltransferase, whose amino-acid sequence MENEDSSKTNRRQFLQLTAAGSLALLGKQAWAIDKVATSGLVTGQREAAEVGTRILAGGGNAVDAAVAAALVAGIVSPSNCGVGGYGGHMVIGWPGGKVTAIDFNSAAPAAARENMFPVDRQGRVRGAINQHGWLAVGVPGTLAGLQLALDKFGTRGLGQLVEPAIRFARDGIKIDAGLARVIQVSVAQFQRDPASARLFCPTGKPLLEGQKLRNRDLAALFDTLATENSVNSFYHGEVADHIARDFKKHGGILAKRDLAEYSAREVVPTALEWRGMTMYTAPLTAGGLTVLQAIGTLKALEWQDMDQVDPKTTHAAIEALRVAWHDRLTLLGDPQGSEVPVARLLSADYAHEAAERVSKVVSQERLIVGTTDGRPAGGTIHLSAVDKSGLMVALTLTHGEGFGARVTVDGLGIVLGHGMSRFDPVPGHPNSVRPKCRPLNNMCPTIVFRGDQPIVALGATGGRRIPNTMFSVLQALVGRGLALPEAYAVPRLHTEGDVKLQLAKGWSEAEVAYLKRVGYTIQDGQGANLNAISRDPQAGELAHVP is encoded by the coding sequence ATGGAGAACGAAGACTCGTCCAAAACCAACCGGCGACAGTTTTTGCAGCTTACCGCTGCCGGGTCGCTAGCCCTGCTGGGCAAGCAAGCCTGGGCCATCGACAAGGTGGCAACAAGTGGGCTGGTGACGGGACAGCGCGAGGCTGCCGAGGTTGGCACGCGAATATTGGCGGGCGGAGGCAACGCCGTTGACGCGGCAGTGGCAGCGGCGCTCGTGGCCGGCATCGTCAGCCCATCCAACTGCGGCGTCGGCGGCTACGGCGGGCATATGGTCATTGGCTGGCCGGGGGGCAAAGTCACGGCCATCGACTTCAATTCGGCGGCGCCGGCGGCGGCGCGCGAGAACATGTTTCCCGTCGACAGACAGGGGCGCGTGCGCGGCGCGATCAATCAACACGGTTGGCTGGCGGTGGGCGTCCCTGGCACGTTGGCGGGCCTGCAACTGGCGCTCGACAAGTTCGGCACCCGCGGGCTTGGCCAATTGGTTGAGCCGGCCATCCGTTTTGCGCGCGATGGCATCAAGATTGATGCAGGTTTGGCACGGGTGATTCAGGTCTCGGTAGCGCAATTCCAGCGCGATCCGGCCTCGGCCCGTTTGTTCTGTCCCACCGGCAAACCGCTTCTGGAAGGGCAGAAGTTGCGAAACCGCGACCTGGCGGCGCTATTCGACACGCTTGCCACGGAAAACTCGGTCAACTCGTTCTATCACGGCGAGGTGGCCGACCACATTGCGCGCGATTTCAAGAAGCACGGCGGGATCCTCGCGAAGCGGGATCTGGCTGAATACTCCGCCCGCGAAGTTGTGCCCACGGCGCTAGAATGGCGTGGCATGACGATGTACACCGCGCCCTTGACGGCCGGCGGATTGACGGTGCTCCAGGCGATCGGCACGCTCAAAGCACTGGAATGGCAAGACATGGATCAGGTTGATCCCAAAACCACGCATGCGGCCATCGAGGCGCTGCGCGTGGCCTGGCACGATCGCTTGACACTGTTGGGCGATCCTCAGGGATCTGAAGTGCCGGTAGCGCGATTGCTGTCGGCCGACTACGCTCACGAAGCGGCCGAGCGCGTCAGCAAGGTGGTGTCCCAAGAACGATTGATCGTCGGCACGACCGACGGCCGGCCAGCCGGCGGCACCATTCATCTGTCGGCTGTCGACAAGTCGGGCCTGATGGTCGCGCTAACGCTTACACACGGCGAAGGATTTGGTGCTCGCGTGACCGTCGATGGGCTGGGGATCGTACTGGGCCATGGCATGTCGCGGTTCGATCCTGTGCCTGGGCATCCGAATTCCGTGCGGCCGAAGTGTCGACCGCTCAACAATATGTGCCCGACAATCGTTTTTCGTGGCGATCAGCCGATCGTGGCGCTGGGCGCGACCGGGGGCCGGCGCATTCCCAACACAATGTTTAGCGTCTTGCAGGCGCTTGTCGGGCGTGGGCTGGCGCTGCCCGAGGCGTACGCGGTGCCCCGTTTGCACACCGAAGGGGACGTCAAGTTGCAGTTGGCCAAAGGATGGAGCGAGGCCGAAGTGGCCTATCTGAAACGAGTCGGCTACACCATCCAAGATGGACAAGGGGCCAATCTGAACGCCATTTCTCGTGATCCCCAGGCGGGTGAGCTGGCGCACGTGCCATAA
- a CDS encoding DUF1501 domain-containing protein, with the protein MLTIFGRSHKFCDNLSRRSFLRVGALGMGAGALSLADVFRAEAQDAKPARQKSVIHIFLGGGPPHQDMWEIKTDAPKEIRGEFKPINTNVPGIDICEVFPRIAGIMDKCAVIRSVVGAVDRHEPFQCHSGWTRDSLASMGGRPALGAAAARLQGPVDRSVPPFVGLANAGVWKDPGQPGFLGPMFAPFQPDGPGLENMKLNNMTLERFNDRKQLRASFNAFQRVVDAAGRTSALDSYTEKAFDVLTSSRLLAALDLSNEDPKVRERYGDGKPYNFQYDGAPTINEHLLVARRLVEAGARCVTMTYGRWDSHGANFDLVRDHGSKLDQGFSALVEDLERRDMLNDVTVIAWGEFGRTPRINTGAGRDHWPQVSCALLAGGGMKTGQAIGSTNRLGEHAHARPVHMQEVVATLYHNLGLDTTTTTIQDANGRPQYLVEHPPIRELV; encoded by the coding sequence ATGCTCACGATTTTTGGCCGCAGCCATAAGTTCTGCGACAACTTATCACGTCGCAGCTTTCTGCGCGTGGGTGCCTTGGGCATGGGCGCCGGCGCGCTGTCGCTGGCAGATGTCTTTCGGGCCGAGGCCCAGGACGCGAAGCCGGCCCGGCAGAAGTCGGTCATTCATATTTTCCTCGGTGGCGGACCTCCGCATCAGGACATGTGGGAGATCAAGACCGACGCTCCCAAGGAGATTCGGGGCGAGTTCAAGCCAATCAACACGAATGTGCCGGGCATCGACATTTGCGAGGTTTTCCCCCGCATCGCCGGGATCATGGATAAGTGCGCTGTGATCCGCTCGGTGGTCGGGGCCGTCGATCGACACGAGCCGTTTCAGTGTCACAGCGGTTGGACGCGTGACAGCCTGGCATCGATGGGAGGGCGTCCGGCGCTCGGCGCCGCTGCGGCCCGACTGCAAGGGCCCGTCGACCGTAGCGTGCCTCCGTTTGTCGGCCTTGCGAACGCCGGCGTATGGAAGGATCCCGGTCAGCCAGGGTTCCTGGGACCAATGTTCGCGCCGTTCCAGCCCGACGGGCCGGGGCTCGAGAACATGAAGCTCAATAACATGACGCTGGAGCGATTCAACGACCGCAAGCAGTTGCGTGCCAGCTTCAATGCCTTTCAACGCGTCGTGGATGCGGCCGGACGGACAAGCGCGTTGGATTCGTACACGGAAAAGGCTTTCGACGTGCTGACATCGAGCCGGCTGTTGGCGGCGCTCGATCTGTCGAACGAGGATCCGAAAGTCCGCGAGCGATACGGCGACGGCAAACCGTATAACTTTCAGTATGACGGCGCACCGACGATCAACGAACACCTGTTGGTTGCCCGCCGCCTGGTCGAGGCCGGCGCGCGATGCGTAACCATGACCTACGGCCGTTGGGATAGCCACGGGGCGAACTTTGACCTGGTGCGCGATCATGGCTCGAAATTGGATCAGGGTTTCAGCGCCTTGGTCGAAGATCTCGAGCGACGCGACATGTTGAACGACGTCACGGTTATTGCCTGGGGAGAATTCGGCCGTACGCCGCGCATCAACACCGGCGCCGGTCGCGATCATTGGCCGCAGGTCAGTTGTGCGCTGCTGGCCGGCGGCGGTATGAAGACCGGCCAGGCCATTGGCTCTACGAATCGACTGGGTGAACACGCCCATGCGCGGCCTGTCCATATGCAAGAGGTGGTCGCCACGCTGTACCATAACCTGGGGCTCGATACGACGACGACCACCATCCAGGATGCCAACGGTCGTCCGCAGTATCTGGTCGAGCATCCGCCTATCCGCGAGCTGGTCTAG
- a CDS encoding IS1595 family transposase produces the protein MNLAQVTTLNEEKARDYLESIRWPNGPVCPHCESQSVVKLQGKSTRPGVYKCKNKECRKQFTVTVGTVFERSHIPLRNWVIAFHMMASSKKGVSAHQIHRSVGCTYKSAWFMCHRIRHAMEQGPVDGPKLSGIVEVDETYVGGKPRGGAKGRVGRGTKKAPVVALVQRDGEVRTIAVNRVTASNLSKHVEKYVDPKSRLITDEFRSYTKLGRRFEQHDVIKHKLGQYVQGDVYTNTVEGFFALIKRGVYGTFHHVSKKHLQRYLDEFAFRYNQRKTSDGTRRETALRAVEGKRLTYR, from the coding sequence ATGAACCTCGCCCAAGTCACCACGTTAAACGAAGAGAAAGCCCGGGATTACCTGGAATCCATCCGTTGGCCAAACGGCCCGGTTTGCCCTCATTGCGAGTCTCAGAGCGTGGTCAAGCTCCAGGGTAAGTCGACCCGGCCGGGCGTCTACAAGTGCAAGAATAAAGAGTGCCGCAAGCAATTTACGGTCACGGTCGGCACCGTCTTTGAGCGGTCGCACATCCCGCTACGCAACTGGGTCATCGCCTTCCATATGATGGCCAGCAGCAAAAAAGGCGTCTCGGCCCATCAGATTCACCGTAGCGTCGGCTGTACTTACAAGTCCGCTTGGTTCATGTGCCACCGGATTCGCCATGCGATGGAGCAAGGGCCGGTAGATGGTCCAAAGCTTTCAGGCATTGTCGAAGTCGACGAAACATACGTCGGCGGTAAGCCCCGTGGGGGTGCTAAGGGCCGCGTCGGGCGTGGCACCAAGAAAGCCCCGGTAGTGGCCCTTGTGCAGCGAGACGGCGAGGTACGGACGATTGCCGTCAATCGGGTTACCGCCAGCAACCTGAGCAAGCACGTCGAAAAGTACGTCGATCCGAAGTCGCGGCTCATTACGGACGAGTTCCGCAGCTATACCAAGCTCGGTCGCCGCTTTGAGCAGCACGACGTAATAAAGCACAAGCTCGGCCAGTACGTCCAAGGGGATGTGTACACGAACACCGTCGAAGGCTTCTTTGCCCTCATCAAACGGGGTGTCTACGGGACGTTTCATCACGTGTCCAAGAAGCATCTTCAACGCTATCTGGACGAATTCGCTTTCCGCTACAATCAGCGCAAAACGTCCGACGGGACGCGGCGGGAAACCGCGTTGCGGGCCGTCGAGGGTAAGCGATTGACCTACCGTTAG
- the thrS gene encoding threonine--tRNA ligase gives MLKVKLPDGSIREYTRPVRPIDVAEEIGPRLAKATLAAEVDGQVVDTVTPLPAQGEASLKLLTRKDPEALRIMRHSCAHVMARAVMRLFEGVQLAFGPTIDNGYYYDFDLPHKLSEEDFPKIEAEMAKIIKQDEAFERIEVPRAEAVKICSDLAQTLKVEHIETGLADEKELSFYRQGEFLDLCRGRHIPSAGAIGAFKLLSVAGAYWKGDSSRQQLQRLYGTAWFTKEELETYLAQVEEAKRRDHRVLGKQLELFAVNPIVGQGLILWLPRGAVVRGQMEAFVRDELIKRGYDPVYTPNIGRVELYQISGHYPYYADSQFKPIEMEEGERYLLKPMNCPHHIMIYKSKPRSYRELPVRLAEFGTVYRYEKSGELGGMTRVRGFTQDDAHIFCTEEQVGDEFRQCIEMAQHVLRTLGLDDYRVRLGFRDPSSDKYVGKPESWAKAEAAIEKVARDMNLPGCTPELGEAAFYGPKVDFVVTDCIGREWQLGTVQLDYNLPSEERFGLEYIGADNKAHRPVMIHRAPLGSLERFIGVLIEHFAGAFPLWLAPEQVRVLTVTQKSEDYGRDVERQLRSAGLRVTGDYRAEKLGAKIRDAQLKLIPYMLVVGERDAAEGKVSVRDRLEGDLGGMSLAAAIEKLQSEVTARTIRQVVKTSAGLGERGGSNEY, from the coding sequence ATGCTTAAGGTAAAACTGCCCGACGGCAGCATCCGCGAATACACACGTCCCGTCCGCCCGATCGACGTGGCCGAGGAAATTGGCCCGCGGCTGGCCAAGGCCACGCTGGCGGCCGAAGTCGATGGCCAGGTGGTCGATACAGTGACACCGCTGCCGGCTCAGGGCGAGGCATCCCTCAAGTTGCTGACGCGCAAAGACCCCGAAGCCCTGCGGATCATGCGCCATTCGTGCGCGCACGTCATGGCGCGGGCCGTGATGCGTTTGTTCGAGGGAGTGCAACTGGCGTTTGGGCCGACGATCGACAACGGTTACTACTACGATTTCGATCTGCCGCACAAGCTGAGCGAGGAGGACTTCCCCAAGATCGAAGCCGAGATGGCCAAGATCATCAAGCAGGACGAGGCCTTCGAGCGGATCGAGGTGCCGCGGGCCGAGGCCGTAAAGATTTGCAGCGATCTGGCCCAGACGCTCAAGGTCGAGCACATCGAGACAGGGCTAGCCGATGAAAAGGAATTGTCCTTCTACCGCCAGGGCGAATTTCTCGATCTCTGCCGCGGCCGGCATATTCCTAGTGCCGGCGCCATCGGGGCGTTCAAGTTGTTGAGCGTTGCTGGCGCGTATTGGAAAGGGGATTCCAGCCGGCAGCAATTGCAACGTTTGTATGGCACGGCTTGGTTCACAAAGGAAGAACTGGAAACCTATCTCGCCCAGGTCGAAGAAGCCAAACGCCGCGACCACCGCGTACTGGGCAAGCAATTGGAACTGTTCGCAGTCAATCCGATCGTGGGCCAGGGATTGATTCTGTGGCTGCCGCGCGGCGCCGTCGTGCGCGGCCAGATGGAAGCCTTCGTACGTGATGAGCTGATCAAGCGCGGCTACGACCCCGTCTATACTCCCAATATCGGCCGCGTCGAGCTGTATCAAATCTCGGGCCACTACCCGTACTACGCCGACAGCCAGTTCAAGCCGATCGAGATGGAAGAGGGCGAGCGGTATCTGCTCAAGCCGATGAACTGCCCGCACCACATCATGATCTACAAGTCGAAGCCGCGCAGCTATCGCGAGTTGCCCGTCCGTCTGGCCGAGTTCGGCACCGTGTACCGCTACGAAAAATCGGGCGAGCTGGGCGGGATGACCCGCGTACGCGGATTCACCCAGGATGATGCCCATATTTTTTGCACCGAAGAGCAGGTCGGCGACGAGTTCCGCCAGTGCATCGAAATGGCCCAGCACGTGCTGCGCACCCTAGGACTGGACGATTACCGGGTACGGCTGGGCTTCCGCGATCCGAGCAGCGACAAATACGTTGGCAAGCCTGAGAGTTGGGCCAAGGCCGAGGCCGCCATCGAGAAGGTGGCCCGCGACATGAACCTGCCCGGCTGTACGCCCGAGCTGGGCGAAGCCGCGTTCTATGGCCCGAAGGTCGATTTCGTGGTGACCGATTGCATCGGCCGGGAATGGCAATTGGGCACGGTGCAGTTGGACTACAACCTACCCAGCGAAGAACGATTTGGCTTGGAATACATCGGCGCGGACAACAAGGCGCACCGCCCGGTGATGATCCATAGGGCTCCCCTGGGCTCGCTCGAGCGATTTATCGGCGTTTTGATCGAGCACTTCGCCGGGGCGTTTCCGTTGTGGCTGGCGCCGGAGCAGGTTCGCGTGCTGACCGTGACGCAAAAATCCGAGGACTACGGCCGTGACGTCGAACGGCAATTGCGCTCGGCCGGTCTGCGAGTGACGGGGGATTACCGGGCCGAAAAGCTGGGGGCCAAGATCCGCGATGCCCAGTTGAAGCTCATTCCCTACATGCTGGTCGTCGGAGAACGGGACGCCGCGGAAGGGAAAGTCTCGGTGCGGGATCGCCTCGAGGGGGATCTAGGCGGGATGTCGCTGGCTGCCGCCATCGAAAAGCTGCAAAGCGAAGTAACCGCCCGAACGATCCGCCAGGTCGTTAAAACCTCGGCCGGACTGGGAGAACGGGGCGGATCCAACGAGTATTGA
- the infC gene encoding translation initiation factor IF-3 → MEKSQRMNEQIRITPVRVISAEGEQLGIIPTEQALSAAREAGLDLVEVAPNERPPVCRIMDFGKFKYQQKKRLHRSQAHHSKIKEIRVRPKTGDHDIGVKVTRAREFLTHKDKVIVSVVFRGRELAHVEEGQRVIKQVLQSLEDIGKVESPPSQQGRRITCILAPK, encoded by the coding sequence ATCGAAAAGTCACAGCGTATGAACGAACAGATCCGCATCACACCAGTGCGGGTCATTTCTGCCGAAGGAGAACAACTGGGGATCATTCCGACCGAGCAAGCGCTGTCAGCGGCGCGCGAAGCCGGATTGGATCTTGTCGAAGTAGCTCCCAACGAGCGGCCGCCCGTCTGCCGCATCATGGATTTCGGCAAATTCAAATATCAGCAGAAGAAACGACTGCATCGCAGCCAGGCTCACCACAGCAAGATCAAAGAGATCCGCGTGCGCCCGAAAACGGGCGACCACGACATCGGCGTGAAGGTGACGCGAGCGCGCGAATTCTTGACGCACAAAGACAAGGTGATCGTCTCGGTCGTCTTCCGTGGCCGCGAGTTGGCCCACGTGGAAGAGGGACAGCGGGTCATCAAGCAGGTCTTGCAAAGCTTGGAAGATATCGGCAAGGTCGAATCGCCTCCTAGCCAACAAGGCCGGCGCATCACCTGCATCCTCGCGCCCAAGTAG
- a CDS encoding sugar phosphate isomerase/epimerase family protein — MNRPVRRRTMLAQTGVAVGAAISAALAAERTAAAPSKTESDKEPFLYCMNTSTIRGQNLGLVEEIDIVARAGYRGIEPWIREIDAYVKQGGSLSDLGKRLRENGLSVESVIGFFDWIVDDDARRAKALEEARRNMELVAAIGGRRLAAPPAGATDIAGFDLAKAAERYGELVALGAKLGVVPQVEVWGFSKTLGKLGEAAQVAIDCGQPGACILPDVYHLYKGGSQIAGLKLLNGNAMHVFHFNDYPAAPPRSEISDAQRIFPGDGIAPLNEILQTLRDIGFRGALSLELFNREYWNQDALLVARTGLDKMRAAVRKALA, encoded by the coding sequence TTGAATCGCCCTGTGAGACGTCGCACCATGCTTGCCCAAACCGGGGTGGCCGTTGGCGCCGCCATTTCGGCTGCGCTCGCAGCCGAGCGTACTGCCGCCGCGCCATCGAAAACTGAATCCGACAAAGAGCCATTTCTGTACTGCATGAACACCAGTACGATCCGCGGCCAGAACCTGGGGCTGGTCGAGGAAATCGACATCGTGGCCCGGGCCGGTTACCGAGGCATTGAGCCCTGGATTCGTGAAATCGACGCGTACGTCAAGCAAGGAGGCTCGTTGTCCGATTTGGGCAAACGTCTGCGGGAAAATGGTCTGAGCGTCGAAAGCGTCATCGGCTTCTTCGACTGGATCGTTGATGATGACGCGCGCCGGGCGAAAGCCCTCGAAGAAGCGCGACGCAATATGGAACTCGTCGCGGCGATTGGTGGCCGTCGATTGGCTGCTCCACCCGCCGGCGCGACCGATATCGCAGGCTTCGACCTGGCAAAAGCCGCCGAACGCTACGGAGAACTGGTGGCCTTGGGCGCAAAGCTCGGTGTTGTTCCGCAGGTCGAGGTGTGGGGCTTTTCCAAGACCCTCGGCAAGCTTGGCGAGGCCGCCCAAGTGGCGATCGATTGCGGCCAACCGGGCGCCTGCATCCTGCCCGATGTGTATCACCTCTACAAAGGGGGCTCACAGATCGCGGGCTTGAAGCTCTTGAACGGCAACGCCATGCACGTCTTTCATTTCAACGACTATCCAGCCGCCCCGCCGCGCAGCGAGATCAGCGATGCGCAGCGGATCTTTCCGGGCGATGGCATTGCGCCGCTGAACGAAATCCTGCAGACGTTGCGTGACATCGGCTTCCGTGGCGCCTTGTCGCTGGAGTTGTTCAATCGCGAGTATTGGAATCAGGATGCGCTGTTGGTGGCACGCACAGGCTTGGACAAAATGCGTGCCGCGGTGCGCAAGGCGCTTGCGTAG
- a CDS encoding alpha/beta fold hydrolase: protein MVRIFSSAAVILTLACSARGGEEPRAPVYPDHANLQIYLDDQGQTHPIASKDDWAIRRRHILAGMQQAMGPLPDRGKLPPLDIRTTDEVQENGARRQTISFDSGDGNRITAYLFLPDALRTKTAAELRLPALLALHQTATVGKGDTAGLGAPTSRPYAAELAARGYVVLAPDYPSFGDSQGYDFQADRYQSGTMKGIFNHMRCVDLLTARDDVDAERIGAIGHSLGGHNAMFVGVFDSRLKVIVSSCGWTPFHDYYEGKIAGWTSDRYMPRLRDAYGLDADRVPFDFYEVVAALAPRAFFSNSPLHDNNFDVAGVKKGIAAAAGIYKLLGAPDQLQARYPDCGHDFPTDVRREAYGFIDKVFEHKPVKDVP, encoded by the coding sequence ATGGTTCGCATTTTCAGTTCGGCCGCAGTAATTCTCACGCTGGCCTGCTCGGCACGGGGCGGCGAGGAGCCGCGCGCGCCGGTGTATCCGGATCATGCAAACTTGCAGATCTACCTGGATGACCAGGGCCAGACGCACCCGATCGCATCCAAGGATGATTGGGCCATCCGCCGACGGCATATACTCGCAGGCATGCAACAGGCGATGGGGCCATTGCCCGACCGTGGAAAGCTGCCACCTTTGGATATTCGCACCACTGACGAGGTGCAGGAAAACGGCGCGCGTCGGCAGACGATTTCGTTCGACTCGGGCGACGGCAACCGCATTACCGCCTATTTGTTTTTGCCGGATGCGCTGCGGACCAAAACCGCCGCGGAACTGCGCTTGCCTGCCCTCTTGGCTTTGCACCAGACGGCCACCGTGGGCAAAGGGGATACCGCGGGCCTGGGTGCCCCGACCAGCCGTCCTTATGCCGCGGAACTGGCTGCCCGCGGGTATGTGGTGCTCGCTCCCGACTACCCGTCGTTCGGTGACTCGCAGGGATATGATTTTCAGGCAGACCGCTATCAGTCTGGCACCATGAAGGGCATCTTCAATCATATGCGTTGTGTGGACCTGCTTACCGCGCGCGACGATGTCGATGCAGAGCGGATCGGCGCCATCGGGCATTCGCTGGGTGGACACAACGCGATGTTCGTGGGCGTATTCGACTCACGATTGAAGGTCATCGTCTCAAGCTGCGGCTGGACCCCTTTTCATGACTACTACGAAGGCAAAATCGCCGGCTGGACTAGCGATCGCTACATGCCGCGACTGCGCGATGCGTATGGGCTCGACGCAGACCGTGTGCCATTCGACTTCTACGAAGTTGTGGCGGCCTTGGCCCCACGGGCCTTTTTCTCGAACTCGCCGCTCCACGACAATAATTTTGACGTGGCAGGCGTGAAGAAGGGGATTGCCGCGGCGGCGGGAATTTACAAGCTGCTCGGCGCCCCCGATCAACTACAGGCGCGCTACCCCGATTGTGGGCACGACTTTCCCACCGATGTACGGCGCGAGGCATACGGCTTTATTGATAAGGTGTTCGAACATAAGCCAGTCAAAGACGTGCCTTGA
- a CDS encoding dockerin type I domain-containing protein, with translation MPGYRSCVVFALVASAISSYLCRDAQAVIVAGAFATSSDATVNITPPSDDPGFYNVGNYGDASAIYLGNGWVLTASHTQGSTTTLTFPDRTVAGQLDTATYQPVTNSGVILKNTVGPQAGSTSDLEIFKIDTTTSPFGAPNLPNLTLSSSTPAIGATVVGIGRGVDRSATQTFWDNSAPMWQTTTQALAMHTGYITAGPEVMRWGNNQVADVNQTYSLGGTGLNTKYVQAFTTQFDQNLPSAGGTALTSEFQATNGDSGGAVFEKVGSLWVLAGMIEGVVPVGGQPYPNSNQQFTAAFGETTIIADMSAYISQILALDPVPGDANGDGIVNGLDINLIASHWLTAGPAGDVNGDGVVNGLDINFVASHWTGLGSGGGGSGGTGGANVPEPASGVLCLLGLLCLWGARRLWCR, from the coding sequence ATGCCAGGTTACCGATCGTGTGTTGTCTTTGCGTTGGTCGCGAGCGCGATTTCGAGTTACCTCTGTCGAGACGCGCAGGCCGTCATCGTTGCCGGGGCGTTCGCAACGTCGAGTGACGCCACGGTCAACATAACTCCCCCCAGCGATGATCCCGGTTTTTATAACGTCGGGAACTATGGGGATGCGTCGGCCATTTATCTGGGCAACGGCTGGGTCCTTACGGCCAGCCATACTCAAGGCTCGACAACAACGCTGACATTTCCCGACCGGACCGTTGCCGGGCAGCTCGATACCGCGACGTATCAGCCGGTAACGAATTCCGGCGTGATTCTGAAAAACACAGTCGGTCCCCAGGCGGGCTCAACAAGCGATTTGGAGATATTCAAGATCGACACCACCACTTCGCCATTCGGTGCTCCGAATCTGCCTAACTTGACGCTCTCGTCGTCTACCCCTGCCATAGGCGCAACAGTCGTGGGCATCGGCCGCGGCGTTGACCGCTCGGCTACCCAAACTTTTTGGGATAACAGCGCGCCGATGTGGCAAACGACGACGCAAGCGCTTGCTATGCACACGGGGTATATCACGGCAGGTCCGGAGGTCATGCGTTGGGGGAACAATCAGGTCGCCGACGTTAATCAAACCTACAGCCTGGGGGGGACCGGTTTGAATACGAAATACGTGCAAGCGTTCACGACCCAGTTCGATCAAAACTTGCCGAGTGCAGGCGGCACCGCGCTAACGAGTGAATTTCAGGCGACCAATGGTGACTCAGGCGGCGCAGTCTTCGAGAAAGTCGGATCGCTGTGGGTTTTGGCCGGCATGATCGAGGGTGTCGTCCCTGTCGGCGGGCAGCCCTACCCGAATAGCAATCAGCAGTTTACGGCGGCATTTGGCGAAACGACGATCATTGCCGATATGTCTGCCTACATTAGCCAGATTCTTGCGCTCGATCCGGTGCCCGGAGACGCCAATGGTGATGGGATCGTCAACGGTCTGGACATCAACCTCATTGCGTCACATTGGCTCACCGCTGGGCCCGCCGGCGACGTGAATGGCGACGGGGTGGTCAATGGGCTCGACATCAACTTCGTCGCCTCGCACTGGACGGGGCTCGGCTCCGGCGGCGGAGGATCCGGAGGCACCGGTGGCGCTAATGTTCCGGAACCTGCCTCGGGCGTTTTGTGCCTCCTGGGCCTGCTTTGCCTATGGGGCGCGCGGCGATTGTGGTGTCGTTAA
- a CDS encoding RluA family pseudouridine synthase: MAAPRSEVFHVPDSLSQQTLEAVLRRWQPGNSWSQVRQLLRSRRILVDGNLAIDGNQRLKTGQVLKLLTQSLPAAVTEKDVIIRYLDDDVVVVEKPSGMTSIRHPDEHLLPARRQHQPTLTELLPRLLARLNRSPDGRAKSRPVRAVHRLDRETSGLMVFARNVKAETTLGRQFREHTIRRIYWAIVSGRIEEQTIETNLVPDRGDGRRGSTSQQDVGKRAVTHVKPLEYVPGFTLVECLLETGRTHQIRIHLAEQGHPVCGDKVYGKQSRRQGVSNPTPARLALHAGLLGFCHPQNGRIMEYESPLPAEMRMFLDRIRAEAATKGEATAPHSKVARRGDPPAEGGLD, encoded by the coding sequence ATGGCCGCACCTCGATCTGAAGTATTTCATGTTCCGGACAGTCTGTCGCAGCAGACGCTGGAGGCCGTTTTGCGCCGTTGGCAGCCGGGCAACAGTTGGTCGCAAGTTCGGCAATTGCTACGGTCGCGTCGGATACTTGTGGATGGCAACCTGGCGATCGACGGGAATCAGCGGCTGAAGACTGGGCAAGTGCTTAAACTGTTGACGCAATCCTTGCCAGCGGCGGTGACCGAGAAAGACGTGATCATTCGCTATCTCGACGACGACGTGGTCGTGGTCGAGAAACCCAGCGGCATGACGTCCATCCGCCATCCCGACGAGCACCTGCTGCCGGCCCGCCGGCAGCATCAGCCGACACTAACGGAATTACTCCCTCGGCTGTTGGCCCGTTTGAACCGTAGTCCCGACGGGCGAGCAAAGTCCCGTCCGGTACGTGCCGTGCATCGCTTGGATCGAGAGACCAGTGGCCTGATGGTGTTCGCACGCAACGTCAAGGCCGAGACAACACTGGGCCGACAATTTCGCGAGCACACGATCCGCAGGATTTACTGGGCAATCGTGTCCGGTCGCATCGAGGAGCAGACGATCGAAACGAATTTGGTACCGGATCGAGGCGACGGCCGGCGCGGTTCCACATCGCAACAAGATGTCGGTAAGCGCGCCGTGACGCACGTCAAGCCGCTGGAGTACGTGCCGGGTTTCACGCTCGTCGAGTGTCTGCTGGAGACGGGGCGTACCCATCAGATACGGATTCATCTAGCGGAACAGGGGCATCCGGTCTGCGGTGACAAAGTCTATGGGAAACAGTCGCGCCGACAGGGCGTTTCAAATCCGACTCCAGCGCGGCTGGCGCTGCACGCTGGTCTGCTGGGGTTCTGCCATCCACAGAACGGGCGGATCATGGAATACGAGTCGCCCTTGCCCGCTGAGATGCGAATGTTCCTCGACAGAATCCGCGCCGAGGCCGCGACTAAGGGCGAGGCAACTGCGCCCCACAGCAAGGTAGCCCGTCGCGGTGATCCTCCTGCGGAGGGGGGGCTGGATTAG